A part of Oncorhynchus masou masou isolate Uvic2021 chromosome 21, UVic_Omas_1.1, whole genome shotgun sequence genomic DNA contains:
- the dnaaf2 gene encoding protein kintoun: MEFGSKLKDLNMTPDEMGRFTKAFQNEEFRKMLHEYAEEISKPENKKKYEEEIKLLEQERGVDIQFVHPKPYRALKTSMDGRQKCFINVCSNDMIRKPEFRRVDEAGRVGQHWSLPHSLTPGTPDRDAKGNKYTIYDVVFHPDTIHMAGNNPRFMEMVDNTAVEAVENGGKVKLDKNNVRVLKIKYKGTPHAAVMRKPLPGQPAKEKPSPLDNHLSFPYPDEKQPDTATNQKESPTPRAEIQSDTQISQRQQNVNSPKKPTKPHYTLKYRSFIDLQDFRCSRDSAQSPRPKEIVITIDLPLLRSVADADLDVTERLVSLESKKPAYRLEVPMAYPVDEKKGEAKFNKQKKQLVVTLPVLPLKEPTVAEVSGRQIFNDDGEEDFENSCVSAAQSEDATRGKEDTPDHNGLSREDTPNHSGRGKEDTRDHNGLGKEDTPYHSGRGKEDTPDHNGLGKEDTRDHSGLGKEDTPDHSGLGKEDTPDHSGLGKEDTPDHNGLGKEDTPDHNGLGKEDTPDHNGLGKEDTPDHNGLGKEDTPDHNGLGKEDTPNHRGCGKEDTPDHNGCNEGDSSEDVHSENATSLRSENQLISVLEDKIEFSEQSGDIEEDKQHKLRSVESHRAKASEPTEFDGKTGCTDQNEGRSDDNNLHDEVETDPSSLSERIDDPSNTAAMVIPFNLDQAKDCSSPKIEEIVESQAPTKNKQKTVQFSEHVEVAQSQEEEEDDLPAEQTVQDCDMRPQQVLLTEINQDGQEVVICDHTTSAGFVFQNSFIYDLD, translated from the exons ATGGAGTTCGGTTCCAAGCTCAAGGACCTGAATATGACACCGGATGAAATGGGCCGCTTCACCAAGGCTTTTCAAAATGAGGAATTCAGAAAGATGCTGCACGAATACGCAGAGGAAATATCAAAGCCAGAGAACAAGAAGAAATATGAGGAAGAAATCAAGTTGTTAGAACAAGAGAGGGGCGTGGACATTCAATTTGTCCACCCCAAACCTTACCGAGCCCTGAAGACGAGTATGGACGGTAGGCAGAAGTGCTTCATCAATGTCTGCAGCAATGACATGATTCGTAAACCTGAGTTTAGGAGGGTAGACGAGGCTGGCAGAGTAGGGCAGCATTGGTCACTACCCCACAGCTTGACACCTGGAACTCCAGACAGGGATGCAAAGGGGAATAAGTACACAATCTATGATGTTGTGTTTCATCCAGACACTATTCACATGGCTGGAAACAACCCAAGATTTATGGAAATGGTTGACAACACTGCTGTTGAGGCTGTCGAGAATGGGGGCAAAGTGAAGCTAGACAAAAACAATGTAAGAGTTTTGAAAATCAAATACAAAGGGACACCACACGCTGCCGTCATGCGCAAGCCCTTACCTGGTCAACCTGCCAAGGAAAAACCTTCACCACTTGACAATCATCTCTCGTTCCCCTACCCCGACGAAAAGCAACCAGATACGGCAACAAATCAAAAGGAGAGCCCTACACCGAGGGCCGAGATTCAGTCCGACACCCAGATCAGCCAGAGACAACAAAATGTCAATTCACCCAAGAAGCCAACAAAACCACATTACACTCTAAAATACAGATCATTCATTGACTTGCAAGATTTCAGGTGTTCAAGAGATTCAGCTCAGAGCCCACGCCCTAAAGAGATTGTCATCACTATTGATTTGCCTTTGCTTAGATCTGTTGCGGATGCTGATCTAGATGTGACTGAAAGACTTGTTAGTTTGGAATCCAAGAAACCAGCTTACAGACTAGAGGTGCCGATGGCATATCCAGTGGATGAAAAGAAGGGAGAGGCAAAGTTCAACAAGCAAAAGAAACAACTGGTTGTTACTTTACCTGTTCTACCTCTGAAGGAGCCAACAGTCGCTGAAGTGTCTGGCCGGCAGATTTTCAATGATGATGGTGAAGAGGATTTTGAGAATAGTTGTGTAAGCGCAGCACAGTCGGAAGACGCAACACGTGGAAAAGAAGATACCCCCGACCACAACGGACTTAGCAGAGAAGATACCCCCAACCACAGCGGACGTGGCAAAGAAGATACCCGCGACCACAACGGACTTGGCAAAGAAGATACCCCCTACCACAGTGGACGTGGCAAAGAAGATACCCCCGACCACAACGGACTTGGCAAAGAAGATACCCGCGACCACAGCGGACTTGGCAAAGAAGATACCCCCGACCACAGCGGACTTGGCAAAGAAGATACCCCCGACCACAGCGGACTTGGCAAAGAAGATACCCCCGACCACAACGGACTTGGCAAAGAAGATACCCCCGACCACAACGGACTTGGCAAAGAAGATACCCCCGACCACAACGGACTTGGCAAAGAAGATACCCCCGACCACAACGGACTTGGCAAAGAAGATACCCCCGACCACAACGGACTTGGCAAAGAAGATACCCCCAACCACAGAGGATGTGGCAAAGAAGATACCCCCGACCACAACGGTTGCAATGAAGGGGACAGCTCAGAAGACGTTCACTCTGAAAATGCCACATCACTCCGGTCTGAAAATCAACTAATTTCAGTCCTGGAAGACAAGATAGAGTTTTCTGAACAGTCTGGTGACATTGAGGAGGACAAGCAACACAAACTGAGAAGTGTTGAATCACACCGAGCTAAAGCTTCAGAGCCCACTGAGTTTGATGGCAAGACTGGGTGCACTGACCAGAATGAGGGACGGTCAGATGACAATAATTTACATGATGAG GTGGAAACAGACCCCTCATCCCTGAGCGAGAGAATAGATGACCCATCTAACACTGCAGCAATGGTCATCCCATTCAATCTTGACCAGGCCAAAGACTGCTCATCCCCCAAGATCGAAGAGATAGTTGAAAGTCAAGCTCCAACTAAGAATAAACAGAAGACTGTGCAATTCAGTGAGCATGTGGAGGTGGCTCAGtctcaggaggaagaggaggatgacctgCCTGCTGAGCAGACCGTTCAGGACTGTGATATGAGACCACAGCAAGTACTGCTGACAGAAATCAACCAGGATGGACAAGAGGTGGTAATTTGTGATCATACTACATCTGCCGGTTTCGTTTTTCAAAACTCCTTTATCTATGACCTGGACTGA
- the lrr1 gene encoding leucine-rich repeat protein 1: MKLQCDVEVVNRMLPTYGMKNRGKGARAVLSIGRHVDKTTQRHNIYLMICTAKDRTGTKYKLKENIETFFTRFVEEGKATVRLKEPAVDICLSKADANSLKNFLSAARLAHRGNDMDSLPLSTLTPVRARDVEKPKKKLTIVSKKDYPLTSNFPYSLEQLQVSYCKLSRVDMRMLSLKALRRLDLSNNNIKKLPDTIGDLGCLAELILHNNHLETFSEALCLSSLQRTLQHLDLSQNRLQALPPHFCQLRELINLKMDNNGLVWLPFRISHLSKLRFLSAAHNQLALLPGDFRKLHLENLDLFGNPFAHPNPLDHTIQLTFPLTLQEMAARAVANLRIPYGPHLIPAHLCQDLEVAKTCDCGCTCVNYYIKTAVSMNLHLVSHTVVLVDDMGGTDAPVQHHFCSLSCYSEFLDQCLQRGLR; the protein is encoded by the exons ATGAAGCTTCAGTGCGACGTCGAAGTCGTGAACCGGATGCTTCCCACGTATGGGATGAAAAACAGAGGAAAGGGAGCAAGGGCTGTGCTGTCTATTGGGAGACATGTGGACAAGACCACACAACGCCACAACATTTATTTAATGATCTGTACAGCAAAGGATAGGACAGGCACAAAATATAAG CTAAAAGAAAACATTGAAACATTCTTCACCAGGTTTGTTGAGGAGGGCAAAGCCACTGTGAGACTGAAGGAGCCCGCTGTTGACATCTGCTTGAGCAAG GCTGATGCTAACAGCTTGAAGAATTTCCTCTCGGCTGCTCGGTTGGCTCACAGAGGAAATGACATGGacagcctgcctctctctacaCTGACGCCCGTCCGAGCCAGGGATGTGGAGAAGCCCAAGAAGAAGCTGACTATTGTATCCAAGAAGGACTATCCATTGACCTCCAATTTTCCCTACTCATTAGAGCAGCTCCAGGTGTCCTACTGCAAGCTCTCACGGGTGGACATGCGAATGCTCTCCCTCAAGGCACTGCGCAGACTGGACCTCAGTAATAACAACATAAAAAAACTTCCTGACACTATCGGTGACCTGGGCTGCCTGGCTGAGCTTATTCTCCACAACAACCACTTAGAGACCTTTAGTGAAGCCCTCTGCCTGTCCAGCCTCCAGCGCACACTTCAACACCTCGACCTGAGTCAGAACCGCCTGCAGGCCCTGCCGCCTCACTTCTGCCAGCTGCGAGAGCTGATCAACCTCAAGATGGACAACAACGGACTGGTGTGGCTGCCCTTTCGCATCAGCCATCTCTCCAAGCTGCGCTTTTTGTCAGCTGCACACAACCAGCTGGCCCTGCTGCCAGGGGACTTCCGAAAGTTACATTTGGAGAACCTGGACCTGTTTGGTAATCCGTTCGCCCATCCCAACCCCCTGGACCACACCATCCAGCTCACCTTCCCCCTGACACTGCAGGAGATGGCTGCCAGGGCTGTGGCCAACCTCAG AATCCCGTACGGGCCTCATCTCATCCCTGCCCACCTTTGTCAAGACCTGGAGGTTGCCAAGACCTGTGACTGTGGCTGTACCTGTGTGAACTACTACATCAAAACAGCAGTCAGCATGAATCTGCATCTGGTGTCTCACACTGTGGTTTTGGTAGATGACATGGGAGGAACAGATGCACCAGTGCAGCATCACTTTTGCTCCCTATCATGTTACTCTGAGTTCCTAGACCAATGTCTTCAGCGAGGCCTGAGATGA